A genomic stretch from Helianthus annuus cultivar XRQ/B chromosome 1, HanXRQr2.0-SUNRISE, whole genome shotgun sequence includes:
- the LOC110908088 gene encoding histone H4: MSGRGKGGKGLGKGGAKRHRKVLRDNIQGITKPAIRRLARRGGVKRISGLIYEETRGVLKIFLENVIRDAVTYTEHARRKTVTAMDVVYALKRQGRTLYGFGG, from the coding sequence ATGTCAGGACGCGGAAAGGGAGGAAAAGGGTTAGGAAAGGGCGGAGCAAAGCGTCACAGGAAGGTTCTCCGAGACAATATTCAGGGGATAACCAAGCCAGCGATTCGAAGACTGGCTCGTAGAGGCGGAGTGAAGCGGATCAGTGGGTTGATATACGAAGAGACACGTGGAGTGTTGAAGATATTTCTAGAGAATGTTATTAGAGATGCGGTTACCTACACTGAGCATGCCAGGAGGAAGACGGTTACTGCTATGGATGTTGTTTATGCGTTGAAGAGGCAGGGAAGGACGCTTTATGGGTTTGGTGGTTAG